DNA from Fusarium falciforme chromosome 7, complete sequence:
CCATTGTTGACTGAATACGCCATGGAATTTCCCGCGCGCTTCCAATTACTATATGGGGATAAGCTCACAGAACGTCGACGGTGACAGTCAAGTTGGCCGACGACGATCTTAAGGTCGAGTCAGGATACTATTATTCCTCGTGGGTCCCTTCCGATTCCCCGTCAGGGCTGTCAGTGTGCTCATTTGTCTCCTACAGTGGGGAGTTTGGACAATGGGTCCACCTCCTGCTGATGCCTTGGGCTGTCGTGATGCGTGAGATGCTTCAAGATGCTTCAAGATGCTTCAATCTGATAAAGATAGCTGTTGACGGGGCTGTCTTGGCTTGATCGCAAGCGAAGGCTTAAACTTGAACTATTATCCTGCTTGGCAGCGGGTTCAGAGCTTGGCTTTCAGATCCCGCAGATGAGGCGATGGAGAGATTCTCGGAAATAATCACTGACAGTCCACTAACGCGATCCGCGACTGTCACCGTCGACCCTTGATAGGGGCACGTTTCAGCGCGGGAAAATTCGTCCTGACCGTCGTGTTAGCCGCTCTCGCTTGGCAGGGGTCAACTTGGCGTGATAGGTGGCATTTCCGATGAGCTGAAACAAGCTTCACGGCATGTATCAATTAGGAATTTTGCCGTTTCAAACAGTGGAGACGTTTCAGGCACGGTTGTTCCATAGCTAGGTAGGCGAAGCGAGTGTGTTTACGCGAGGAGGCTCTTGATGTAACctctcaaggccaagttATGTCCGCGAATGACGGCTGAGGAGTGACCTGATTTACAGACCGAGATCTGATGTATAAAGGTGTGGTGAcatctcgtccatctcgTTCTTTTTgctcctcgtcttcaccAGTACTTTCATTGTTCATTCcaccttcttctctcttttttgACAAGCTGTGCTTGATCATTCTTTCGTTTTTCACTCTTACAGCACAAAGTTTCAGACCGGTCTGATACCAATCCTTCTCTCTTTTCTACATCAACAAAAAACAACACTCTTTCCACCATCAACATGCAGTACCGAATGATCATGGCGGCCACTCTGGCCCTTGGCAACTTTGCCAACGCCATGCCCGCTCCTCCCCAGATCACCAAGGCCCCCAAGGCCGATCTCTCCAAGCGCCAGCAGCCCCAGGCTGACGGCACCAGCGTCCTCGATGCCCCCATGACTATCGCCGCCGGCGAGACCTTCGATGGTAAAAACGTCATGTTCGACCGTGGTGTTTCCTGCACTGgccaggaggagggcggTGACTCCGAcgccgtcttcatcctcgaggccGGCGCTTCGCTGTCTAATGTCATCATTGGCCCCAACCAGATTGAGGGTGTCCACTGCAACGGTGGCTGCACTCTCACCAACGTCTGGTGGGACGCTGTCTGCGAGGATGCCTTCAGCATCAAGAAGCAGGCTGATGGCgagaccaccaccatcaacggtggtggtgccaaGGGCGCTGAGGACAAGGTCATCCAGCACAACGGTGGCGGTACCGTCGTCATCAACGACTTCACCGTCTCCGACTTTGGCAAGCTCTACCGCAGCTGCGGTAACTGCAAGGAGATGCCCGCTCGCCACGTCAAGGTCTCTGGTGGTACTGCCAGCGACGGCAAGGTCCTTGTCGGCATCAACCCCAACATGGGCGACACTGCCAGCATCTCTGGTGTTAGCGTGACCAACGTTAAGGAGCAGTGCGTTGCCTTCAAGGGTGTCACTGACGGCAGCGAGCCCGAGAAGGTTGGCAGCTGCGACGCCGAGGCTGGTGCTGGATCTGGCTCCGACTCTGGCTCCGAGACCGGCTCCGGTGATGCTCCTGCTACCTCTGCCCCTTCTGACGCCACCCCTACCTCTGGAagcggcgacgaggaggctgctCCCGTTGAGTCTGCCCCTGTCGAGTCCGCTGAGCCCGCTCAGCCCACCGAGACCACCGGTGATGACGAGTCCAgcgacgacaacaacaacgagGAGTCTGGCGatgacagcaacaacaacgagTCTGATGACAACCAGGAGTCCGACGACAGCAACAACGAGGAGGAGTCTTCCGatgacaaggacgaggaggtcgAGAACCAGGAGCAGACCGGCGACAACCAGCAGACTGGTGGCTGGAACTGGGGCTCCTggttcaacaacaacaactaaTCGTTCTCACCCTTTTGGCTTTTGAAGCCTTGACGAAGGAGTGAACGGGTTGGTATTCACAAGCTTCTACCCACCCAGGGTGAAGTGACAACGAAGCTTTCTTTCAGTgctatatatacctagacAAAAGTACATAACCACTAAATAATAGGTGCTGGCCATAACTTGATGTTTCGTATCGCGAGTGATATTttgtgagtgagtgaggGGGAGGGAGCTGTAGAGTCAGTGCTACTTGACCCTGTGGGTGATAATCATAGCCAAAGACAACAGTAGCACAGAGCCCAGCTGTAGTGGTGTTCAAGCGAGATGTGAAGGGCTAGAACATAAAAAGGACAAATAAAAACCATGGCTGTACCGGAATAATGCTGAGTTAAACGCCACATGGGCGGTATCGCTCTGTCAACAACCATGGATAAAGGGAAAAATCGAGGCTCACGCGATAGGCTCTCGGAGGTAAAAATATGCATACCTAGTaaggttaaagtaataacTAGCGCAGATCGCTTCTGGCCCAAAACAAGCCACAAAGCCGTGGCTGGCTGAACGCTGAGACTTTTCTCTCATTACAACTCACGGGACTGGTCAATTGCTGACTTGAGGCTTGAGGGCTAGACCGTCGGATGTAAGCACTTCTTAGTCACACGGCTCAGCCAACGTCTTGGCAGCTCTCGCCTGGTAAGGCCGAGACACTGTAGGGAATGGATAGTGCTTCTTGACCTGCGTTTGTGGTCGCTTGTCTGGGCAATCGATGTTCAGCTCGTCCGCCACTGCAGTTCTCAGCTTTGGAGAGCGTTCAGCCACTTTGATCCAGAATGGCATTACAAAAACTCAACCTGGCCCCTTGACTCCTTTTTGGGGTTTAAAGCCAGGTCGTGTTTTCTCTTCTGGCTTTCAATCCAGTTGGCTCGCGGACTGGTTGACATCCACAGACAAGACCACCACTCAACACCGCCCTAACCTCTCGATACCCTTTGACATCGGCTTCTCAATCCTGTCTCTCGACGGAGGGTTCTTGGTGCTTGAGTGATCATGTACCAACAAAATAACCCCTACGGCCCACAGCCTGTAAACTATGACTACCCACAACAGACGCCCTTCTCCGAAAAGTCTGGCATTCCCAACGATCCCGCCCTCGCGCCCGTCACCGTGTCGACTCAAGAGCAATACCCTCCGCGTACGACACCGCCCGACAAGAAGCTCACAAGCTCACGATGCGGCTTTGTCACTgccggcttcttcttcctcgccctgTACTCGACCGTTATGAGCGGTCTCTGGCTCGCGACGGCCATTGTCCAACCGCGATGGGGTGACATGATCTCTGCCAAGAAGGGACGTCTGTCGCCCTCGAATGCGGCTTTGATCTCTCAACTTCTGAGCAAGACGGTCGAGATTTCTTTCGCCACTATCTTTATCGGTTACCTCGGACAAGTCCTTAGCCGACGCGCCATGGCTTCGAAGACAAAGGGGATCACGCTTGCGGACATGACCATGAAGAAATGGGTAGTCCAGCCTGGCTCGGTATTCACTCACCTCGGTGCCGTCTCGCTGGCTGGCTTTACCTTTCTTGGTGTCATGTCGTTTGCCGTCTTGATCGCCACCTTTCTCTACACAACGGCCTCGGAAGCCCTTGTGGCCCCAAAGCTCAAGTACAGCCCCTGGAAAGATGCGAATCTGCAGGCTACTGTGCATACGTGGTACGGTAACCCCGTATATGCAGCCAGGCAATGCCAGCCTCTTCTCAAGCAGAACCCCGGCTCAGACACTGACCTCTGGGACATGGAGTCGTACTATGAGTTTTTCAACTGTCTGATCCTTCAGTTCAGCTCCCAGTCGTCCCATGATTTGTACTCTTATCTCATTGATTGGAACAACACGGATGCTACTGACATTGAGCTTGCCGACCGCCCTGCTGGAAGTACCATGGTCGACAACAACGTCACCATGCAAGCCTCCTGGGTTGATGCCAAGTACAAGGACGTTCCAGAGCTTTACAAGAAATGGGGAAGAATCATTGACAACGCCACCATTGCTCTCCCCCACCCTCGAGTCTGGGAAGCGTTCCGGTCGCCGGTTAATGGTATTCTGCAGCCAGAGGATCTCGGGGGACTTGGGGGTATCAACATCAAAGCCCGTGTTTCTTCACCTACACTCAATGTGCTCTGCGTCAACATGGACGGCAATGAACTCCAGCCAATAATCTCCGAAACTTGGTCAGATGGCGAGGACAAGAACACTACGGAACGGAGGCAGGACCAAGAAGCCAAGCCCGGCATCACTGTAGTTGATGATGTCTTTGGATGGACTGATCTAGGCGGGAGAGACCGTCCGCTATTTGCAAAGGCAAGTGAACCTGTAGCTCCTACTTGAACCTATCCATACTGACGATTTGCATCACAGTACCCCGAAGACTATGGCATGCTGTTCCCTGAAATGGTTAGATCAGATGGTGCTACTCAGTACATTCTGACAAAAGCGCCTAACTTTGGAAACTACACCCTCTGTCAGTTACGTACTTGGCTGTCTGCCAACTGCTCCACTCACCTTTCAATTGGAGGCACACCGCAACCAGCATTGGAGGCGCATTGTGCAGACACAACCGAAACGGCAGCACTGATTGATGAGAGTATTGGGTTTTCCGTGAGTATTCTCATTCATTCATCTCAGACAAGTGTCAATATCTGGCGAACGACCAATCCGTTGAATGCTAACATCATATTCAGGTCATGGGACCTATTCTAGCTGAAGCTCTCAAGCTATTCAACGTCGACACCCTGGGTTTATCCAGCAACCCAAGCCTTGTGACACGCCTTGCTCTCAAAAAACCAGAGCTCCCAGCCGACTTTCCTTCAATGGCCGAAGCTTTCTGCGTGTTTACTCTTGCATCATTAAGCAGCTCGGCTTTGGGAACAACCTTTCAACACAAGTGGGACTACGGCGCCTTCGATCCTCGAGCGAACAAGGACTTGTTCCACGACTACGGCAGGGTGGAGGTATTTCATGCGTCAATCTCGAGTCAGCAGTATACATCCGGTCACATTGATGACTGGCAAAAGGCCTTCTATGCCGTTCTAGCCTTTGTCTTTGTCACGAACCTGATGTGTCTTCTCTACTTTGTCTTTCATTTCGGGTTGGTCGCCGACTTCACTGAGCCAGAGAATCACTTCGCGCTTGCCATCAATAGCCCTCCAACCGAGAAGATGGTGGGGAGTGCTGTTGATGGCCCGCACAGAAGTCATATGGCTGTGCGTTGGAGGATCTCGGCTGTTGCAAACTCCAGTGGCTACTGCTTTGAGCCTGTGTCAAGTGAGTCGGCTGGGAATACACAGACAGCGTCTGGTGTTTACCAGCGAGTATCACCACATGAATGACAGTATGGGCTGTAATTATTCACATATCGCTTAATTATAATCATCGCTCTATAAAATTGCCTTGAA
Protein-coding regions in this window:
- a CDS encoding Pectate lyase yields the protein MQYRMIMAATLALGNFANAMPAPPQITKAPKADLSKRQQPQADGTSVLDAPMTIAAGETFDGKNVMFDRGVSCTGQEEGGDSDAVFILEAGASLSNVIIGPNQIEGVHCNGGCTLTNVWWDAVCEDAFSIKKQADGETTTINGGGAKGAEDKVIQHNGGGTVVINDFTVSDFGKLYRSCGNCKEMPARHVKVSGGTASDGKVLVGINPNMGDTASISGVSVTNVKEQCVAFKGVTDGSEPEKVGSCDAEAGAGSGSDSGSETGSGDAPATSAPSDATPTSGSGDEEAAPVESAPVESAEPAQPTETTGDDESSDDNNNEESGDDSNNNESDDNQESDDSNNEEESSDDKDEEVENQEQTGDNQQTGGWNWGSWFNNNN